The Balneola sp. genomic interval GTGAATCCCGAGGTAGAGTATACTTTGGAAGAAGCGTGCGATCTGGTTAAAAAAACATCTAACGTAAACTTTGATGCTTCTGTGGACGTTGACGTCCGATTAGGAGTTGATCCCCGCCACGCTGACCAGATGGTCCGTGGTACTGTGAGCTTGCCTCATGGAACAGGGAAAGAAGTTCGCGTGCTGGCTTTGGTAAACGAAGCTAAGCAAGATGAAGCTAGAGAAGCTGGTGCTGACCATGTTGGTCTTGATGACTACATCACGAAAATTGAAGAGGGGTGGTCCGATATCGACGTGATTATCGCAACCCCTGACGTAATGGGTAAACTCGGTAAGCTTGGGCGCTTTTTAGGGCCCCGCGGACTGATGCCTAACCCTAAGAGTGGAACCGTAACAATGGATGTGGCTGATGCTGTTAAAACAGTTAAGGCCGGACAGATTGATTTCCGAGTTGATAAAGCCGGAATCCTTCATACATCGATTGGAAAAGTTAGTTTTGGAGCT includes:
- a CDS encoding 50S ribosomal protein L1, with amino-acid sequence MANRGKKYQQAVALVNPEVEYTLEEACDLVKKTSNVNFDASVDVDVRLGVDPRHADQMVRGTVSLPHGTGKEVRVLALVNEAKQDEAREAGADHVGLDDYITKIEEGWSDIDVIIATPDVMGKLGKLGRFLGPRGLMPNPKSGTVTMDVADAVKTVKAGQIDFRVDKAGILHTSIGKVSFGASDLKENAESFFRTVMNLRPASAKGLYVKSVFISSTMGPSIPISRTAVTSL